Proteins encoded by one window of Enterococcus saccharolyticus subsp. saccharolyticus:
- a CDS encoding putative bacteriocin export ABC transporter: MNAIKITNYSKKFNEKILFSDFNCSIKVGEMIALVGPSGCGKSILLNTIGLIEKLEFGELYIHDKRAPKINSKKANIIIRQEISYLFQNFALIDNFTVEENLIMALKYTNNSKEKKVQIVSNALKEVNLIGYEKMKVYELSGGEQQRVSLARSIIKPSSIILADEPTGSLDSKNRDLVLNILKKINSMGKTILIVTHDEHVANECDRIIEL; encoded by the coding sequence ATGAATGCTATAAAAATTACTAACTATTCAAAAAAATTTAATGAAAAAATTCTTTTTTCTGATTTTAATTGTTCGATTAAAGTAGGAGAAATGATTGCTTTAGTAGGGCCTAGTGGATGTGGTAAGTCTATTTTATTAAATACTATTGGTCTAATAGAAAAATTGGAATTTGGAGAATTATATATACATGACAAACGGGCTCCTAAAATTAATTCAAAAAAGGCAAATATTATTATCAGACAAGAGATATCGTATTTATTTCAAAATTTTGCACTAATTGACAATTTTACCGTTGAAGAAAACTTAATTATGGCACTAAAGTATACTAATAATTCAAAAGAAAAAAAAGTACAAATCGTTAGTAATGCTTTAAAAGAAGTAAATCTGATAGGGTATGAAAAGATGAAAGTATATGAACTTTCTGGTGGAGAACAACAAAGAGTGTCGTTGGCGCGAAGCATAATAAAACCTAGTAGTATAATTTTAGCTGATGAACCTACTGGGTCACTCGATTCTAAAAATAGAGACTTGGTACTAAATATATTAAAAAAGATTAATAGTATGGGCAAAACTATTTTAATAGTAACGCATGATGAACATGTAGCTAATGAATGCGATCGAATAATTGAATTATAG
- a CDS encoding lactococcin 972 family bacteriocin produces MIKKKKWNIRKVVILSLMSVVLFTSGTTVFGAIHFSNSTHTWDTVVSGLGSQSRYWHRTKAHSATVTKGDKIASQSKSANLTATARLFEFSGCNFYYNNW; encoded by the coding sequence ATGATTAAAAAGAAAAAGTGGAATATTAGAAAAGTTGTTATTCTTTCGTTAATGAGTGTAGTTTTATTTACCTCAGGAACAACTGTTTTTGGAGCAATACATTTCTCTAACAGTACTCATACTTGGGATACAGTTGTTAGTGGTTTAGGTTCTCAGTCACGATATTGGCATAGAACTAAAGCACATTCAGCAACTGTAACAAAAGGGGACAAAATTGCTTCTCAATCAAAAAGTGCTAATTTAACGGCTACTGCTAGATTATTTGAATTTTCTGGTTGTAATTTTTATTACAATAACTGGTAA